ttattattattaatactattattatcattattatcattattgggTTTCATGAATAAGCATGCTTAAGCTTGAAGATAAATTAGATGAATCAAATCAGTAACGTAAAAGGATTAACAAtcccaatacacacacaatatgaaatATCATTATATGCTGACAATGTTACTCTTTGCTCATTAGATGTAGAACCATCACATTCTTTCTGTCAATCATGTTTCAAGAAGTCCTGGAAATAAACTGAACTGGACCAAATCTTAACCAAATCATCGCAtcactgtaaataaacagaaataaccCATCAAGTTCAAGTTTACAGCAATGCAATGACACAACATTTTAATAGTGTAACCTCCATTTCATGCTGGTTATCCCAGATGTAAAGGAGGACACAGACTTCATTATATGCCACTAATAGGTGCATGAACCCACCAGGTGGCCCTCTGATTCTGACTCTGTGGCTTTCCAGAATACTAAGAAACTCTATCTATAATCTTGCCCACTGTTGAGAAACTATCACATGGTTTAAAAGCAGAAGAGCGATAGAAGTATTACCAGCAAAGCTTTTTCCGATACCACTGTAGTATGTAGCTGACAGAGGAGATAttaaaagagatggagagaaaattaCACTCCTTATCAATCCATCTGCCatctcatttacatattttcataAGCAACAAATAACTTACAGCTTATGACAATCAACACGGTGTTAGATTTCCAGGAGCCATGATACAGTATTAAAATCCAGGTCTCCAGGAAAAAGGGAACGAACGCAGCAACATTAAGCCggccaaaaaatgaaaataaatttattaCTATAGCAAGGCAAGCTACAAAGGAAAAGGGGGCATTTTAAACACGAGTCACAGGGTTTAAAATACCTGGAACTGACCACGAGTCAGCAGAATTGGAGAGAAGCATCTCTTTCCCGTAAACTATTCATTTTGTACTGCTGTCTAAGGCAAGGTAAAAGAAGTTCTCTATTAGTTGTTCTGCAAACACCAGTTACATATAAATAGTAAAATATTTTACTGCGTGGTTACCCAGTAGTACTGTGGAAAAGGGGCATAGAGCCGCACTTGGTGGGGTCTGgggattattttcatgatttcaTGGCACCATATTTATTAtatctgtgctcacatataAAGTCATTTAAATAACCAGGGTAAAAGGGTCTGTCTGTGTGCCGTTCAACACAAagcatttccacacacactaTATTCATGGGCaacaaaatttatttttttgtgaacacTTATTCCAATGCTGTATGACAGGTTTATAGTTCAGGTGATCAGCTGTTCGGTATTCAAGGCTTGATTTGTTGCCCCCGTTAAAGTCAATCCGTTGGATGCACTGCTTGAGATATTCCAGCAGTTTAAATAACAGACTTTCAACTCCTCTTGGTGTCACCTCCTTTAGTAACTCTGCACAGTTTGCCTGAAAGACAAGAAATCAAGATAGTTCAGTGCACTACCTTTCATTAGTGTTTCTCAGTTTTCACGCTAAACTGTCACTGAATTTGCTTTGTCTATCTAAAAGTAGATCGCGGTACTTTAAACCTTAGTAAAACACAAGTGACTTCAGATGACAAAGGGAATTCTTACATTTCTGCCATTGAGATAGTTCTTCAGGTTTCTCACAATAACTTCCTTCTGGTTGTGTTTTACGGTGGCTTCATGCTTATGCAGGATATCATGCACTTTGCAGAAGAATGTATCCTGTATAGAacataagaaaaatatatattagcatttaaaatgaaatcatgcacacacataatgtaaaattatgctAAATGGACATTGCTATTTTCATTGCAATTTGTGTTCTTAAGTTACCTAAAAAAACCCTGATACAATACAAACTCAAGTCAGTAAAATACTACTGTAAACTATTAGTTTTGCCAAACAATCaacaatgttttaaaaaccataaaCTTTTCTCACGTCACAGCCGCTTTCATACAGATCCCGCACATCCTCCACACAGAATTCCTGCAGCACATCATAGAAAAAATGGATAATGTATTAATATTAGGAGCTTTTTTCTGACATGAAAGGTTTTAACAAGATAAAATAATAAGTTAATAAGCATGAAAATAGCTCTTACCTTAGACAGAGATTCATTGTATTTTTCAGCCAGATCAATTATATGGTTTAGGTTGACATTGTGAGGAGCAGGACTGGCAACAGCCTGATTGCCCAGCAGTGCCACAGTGGATACCAGCAGAAGAATCGTCATCTCCATGATATTAACTTGTTGGCTGTCAACCTCTGGAAGAAACTGCTTCAAGAAGGCCTTGAGCAGACGGTTCAACAGTCAAATGGTTGCAGATCATTGTGAGGTCTGAAGATTTATACTTGATTTGCCCGCACCTTTGCTACGTGTTCTCTGTCACAACAGGAACACATGCAGTGAGATAAGATTTGGTGGTTGACGAGGAAATGAGCGACTTCATCAGAGCTGAGCTGTTTCTCTGAACTGGATCTACAGAGTTAGATGCCACAGTAGttacttattaaaaaaatatcatatcGCGTAGCCAGAACTTTATGAGCTCACAGACTGGCAAACAGATGTGGAAATAGTGAAAAGTGCAATATTGCCGTAAATTTCTAAGCCACACAGGTCCTCTTGTTGCCACTGCTGGCCATCAAATGGCTACTGGACACtttgtaaatataaaacaaaacaatataaaagtcctgaaaatgacaaaatagaAGTCCTGATCCACAGCAGTTTTCTTGAACACTTCAAGAACAATAAATGCACATACTCGGGGTATTAGATGGCGCTGTTTCACTCAGGTTACTTCAGTGTCATATCATATCATGGAAGCTGTTCATGCTATCAATAAGGATCCTAACTTTTAGTGTTactttgttaaatgttttctaTTTGTTGTGTCATCCAAAGAACATTTAAACAATAGACAGAACACAGGGATCATTTGGGAAGTACTGGATTTATCAGAGTTTTGTAGGCATTTCACCTATTACTTCTTTGGTGGAAAGGAGGAAGTTTAGGTTATTGAACAGTGTGACATTAAAAAGGAACATTATCAGCAGAGTATGTTTCCAAAGAGTTTCTTGAAATTTGTATCTGACTGGATAGAGAAAAGGATGGGACAGAGACTGCCCTTCATGTTGAGGAAATGGATAAATAAGGCTGAGCTGCAGATGGAAAATGTTACACACTGTATTATGGATATTTGCAAGTCTCTTTGGTTTGGGTAAGttaaatattgtaaaaaaaaaaaaaaaaaaaaagttaacttttcTGCCAGTTAATGAAAGGAGTAGGAAGCCAAATAAGTATTTAAATAACCAAGATAAAAAAGTACATCATGGGAAACaagatttattattttgtgaACACTTCTTTCAATACTGTATGATGGGTTTACAATAAATATGTCACTCAAATATATTAAACAGCCTTAACTTAtgttaaatacaataaaaaaataaatatgcagaTCTGGGTTTTGCGTTCTACTTGGGAAGCAGTTTCAGCCCAGAACCTTGATCTTGTTGCTATAGTGACTGCTgtgctgatttaaaaaagataACTGTAAATATCTGTTAAACGGCTATTTATTAAACTGCGTTGTAGTTTACTGTTGTGCTGTCTTGAACTATGCTGGCTTGGTACTGTGCCGAGGGACTGCAGATATACATTAGCTTGAAGAAAACTTAACACAAACCAATATTTGTAACTGTACTGGATATAGTTactcctaaaaaaaaatccatgaaatAATTAagattaaaagtaaaaacagaaacaatttaACAATTTTAGTAACAACTTATTTtaccaaatcacacacacaaaaaaaaactacataaaTTATTCAATATCTCTGATCTTATCCCCAATGATTTCCTCTGTCAGTAGCAATGTTAActttgagaaaatgaaaatatgaaagtaaACTTTTTAAATTATGACTTCCCCACGAgaaggaacaaaaaaacaaaacaaaaaacttgaAAGCTCAGGTGATCAGCTGTTTGGGCCATTCAGGGCTTGCTTTAGTTGCCCCCGTTAAAGTTAATCCGTTGGATGCACTGCTTGAGATATTCCATCAGCTTAAATAATGGACTTTCAACTCTTCTTGATGTCCTATCCTTTAGTAACTCTGTACAGTTTGCCTGAAAGACAAGAAATCAAGATAGTTCAGCGCACTACCTTTCATTAGTGTCACGCTAAACTGTCACTGAATTTGCTTTGTCTATCTAAAAGTAGATTGCGGTACTTTAAACAGAAGTGACTTCCAATGACAAAGGGAATTCTTACATTTCTGCCATTGAGATAATTCTTCAGGTTTCTCACAATAACTTCCTTTTGGTTGTGTTTTACGGTGGCTTCATGCTTATGCAGGATATCATGCACTTTGCAGAAGAATGTATCCTGTAtagaacagaagaaaaatatatattagcatttaaaatgaaatcatgcacacacataatgtaaaattatgcaAAATGGACATTGCTATTTTCATTGCAATTTGTGTTCTTAAGTTATTGTGTTTGGATTCAATAAGAAAACTGACACAATACAaactaaaatataaatataaataacataTTACTGTTAACTATTAGTTTTGCCAAACATCACAGCCTTTGAACTACAATCaacaatgttttaaaaacattaaactttTCTCACATCACAGCCACTTTCACGCAGATCCTGCACATCCTCCACAAAGAATTCCTGCAGCACATCATAGAAAAAATGGATAGTTTATTAATATTGGGAGCTTTTTTCTGACATGAAAGGTTTTAACAAGATAAAATAAGTTAATAAGCATGAAAATAGCTCTTACCTTAGACAGAGATTCATTGTATTTTTCAGCCAGATCAATTATATGGTTTAGGTTGACCTTGCTGTGAGGAGCAGGACTGGCAACAGCCTGATTGCCCAGCAGCGCCACAGTGGATACCAGCAGAAGAATCGTCATCTCCATGATACTAACTCGTTGGCTGTCAACCTCTGGAAGAAACTGCTTCAAGAAGGCCTTGAACTGATGATTCAACAGTCAAGTGAGGTCTGAAGATTTATACTTGCTTTGCCCACGCCTTTGCTACGTGTTGTCTGTCACTACATGAATGTACACTGTGAGATAAGATTTGGTGGTTGATGAGCAAATGAGCAACTTCATCAAAACTGGGCTGTTTCTCTGAACTGGATCCACAGAGTTGGATGCCACAcgtttcttaaaaaaaaaaaaaaaaatctttctaaCGAGAGAAAAGAGGCCGTCATATTGAATAGCCTTTGTCTTTCACAAGAAATTTAATGACAGAACTTTAAGTGGCAAACAGACATGGAAATATAATTGAAAACTGCAATATTGCCGTGAATTTCTAAGCCACACAGGTCCTCTTGTTGCCACTGCTGGCCATCAAATGGCTAATGGACACTTTGTAAATATGTAATAGTAAAAAAGTCCTGATCCACAgcagttttcttctttcacaCTTCAAGAACAATCAATACACATACTCGGGGTATTAGATGGCTCTGTTTCACTCAGGTTACTTCATCATATCATAGCATGGAAGCTGTTCATGCTATCAATAAGGATCCAAACTTTTAGTGTTactttgttaaatgttttctaTTTGTTGTGTCATCCAAAGAACATTTAAACAATAGACAGAACACAGGGATCACTTGGGAAGTACTGGATTTAACAGTTTAGGTTATTGAACAGTGACATTAAAAGGGGACATTATCAACAGATTTTGCTTCCAAAGAGATGCTTGAAATTTCTATCTGGCTGGATAGAGAAAAGGATGGGACAGAGACTGCCCTTCATGCTCAGGTGATGGATAAATAAGGCTGTGCTGCAGATGGAAAAGGTTACAGGTTGCATTATGgatattttctaatattttgggTTTGGGTAAGTTAAATATTGTAAAAAACAGTTAACTTTTCTGCCAGGTAATCGAAGGAGCGACTTCAAAGAGgatttttttcatgcttttcaAAATCCCTGGCTGGAATAACATATTATGGATATCAAACTATATAGACTCGCCCCATTCCTCTCACTCTGTGCTTTGTGTATGTAGCCAGTCACCTCAAAGTGCCCACCATGTGTAGTCTTCTGTCTCATACACAAGTTTACCCTGTGTTAAATTATTTGACTTAAAAGTGGATTTTCTTCATACATttcaaaaaaaacatatttttacgTTATCAAACTAAATGAAGTGAACATGAACTTTGCCCAAccgaaacaaaaacaagaagagcATTACTGCGTATTTCTACATGAGTGTAAAGACTAATTTATCTGCTCAGTGGAGATAGGATGAGAGGGAGTTGATGCTGCACTTTGTGATTTCGGAGTTCTGGTCCTGGTTCTTGCGGATGCGGTAGAAGTGCTCAATGTAGCTGGACCGTCCCAGCAGCTCCACAAAGTCCTCGTCGTGTGTGATGATCAGCAGCTGGAAGTTACGCTGGCGAGAGCGACTTTTAATGATTCTGGGAAGAACAAGCAAGAGGAGATAAAGAAGTACATAAAATTAATGTAGGCCAGAGTCAAATTATAGTAGTGTTTCATAGTgtttttataatataataaaggAATGTCACGTAAGCTAACCTAAGTGGATAAGGGATAATGGATTactattctgtgtttttctaataaatttttacttttcaacTTATGTGCATCTAGTTGTTACCATCACATTACACCGCCTGCTCTTGAAAATGCTACAAATTAAAATGGCCAGACTGAAGACAGCACTCTGTCACTGTTCCTTATTCATTTCAGCGACAGCGTGGGCTGCTGCAGAAGCTttgcacagcaaaaaaaaaaaaattgctttcaTTGCAGTGGAGGAGCAAATTATTGCTGCTGTCATAACGTTTCAGAGTAATAAAGTTATCAAAGGAGAGCAAACTGTTTTGCAGCGTCTTGAACTTCTTACTAGTATCTTTAGCATAGCATGTCCACGTCAAAACAGCCTTGAACATTTTATTGTTGCAGAGCTTTTATTAGTCTAATAATGGCCTTGATGTCAAGACTGGAGACATGGGTCTCCAAGAGGTTTATAAACTACAGCCAACTTGTGTATGGCTATACAGTGTGAGGACTGTTTTGAATGTTAAACCACTTAAATGAGGACACTTTGCCTCCCTGACAAACCTAAAAATTCCTGTTTAATGATTAAGACTTTAGTTTTGACGGTTAAGGTTAGGCATGTACTGACTCTACAAGAGCATGTGCAAGTGACTCTATGTTCTCCCGGTCCAGGTTGGTGGTGGGCTCATCCAAGGCCAGGATCCCACAGTTCAGACAAAAGGTCTCTGCCAGAGCTAGACGGATGATCAGGGATGccaacacctacacacacacacacacacacacacacacacacacacacacagaaaaccacatttgggacaaaaaaattgattttttactTCACTTGCTTACATGATGATTTACTGGAAAATACTCACTGATACAGAAACTACTTTTCTGGTACCTTCTGACCGGCACTGCAGCGTCCTCTCATGTCCAAAGCTGTGTCGCCTTTCACCATAACAACTCTGTAGTTGTAAACCCTACGCTTCACTCCTGCAGATGCATTCTCATCCATATCAGACCTGATCTCCACATATTCAATATCTGGAGAGAGGGCAAGAGGgagtaaaacattttgaaagaagGATGAATGAGGGAGattatgtacatacatatatacatacatacatacaaataaataagttttggtttttttttttaagtgagatGCACCTTGACCCCTGTAGGTGCTGCGCCATAGGTCTCTGATAATCTTGTTGATCTCATCCATCTTCATACTGTGGAATCTCATGATTGTTCTgcggaaaataaaaagaaaacaactgtaCAAATACTGCACTAGATACTATGATTATGAGttataaatatcaaaatgtATGTCAAATAGTATATTTTCATAGTATAAGCCACACCACATTGGGCCCGAAATGGCAAAACAGCcttttctgtgtctgtactTGCTTATGTATGTGAGCCATTACTTTTCCCACAGTCGATGGTGAGCACATCTGTTTCAAATAGATATCAAGGtatgcaaaagaaaaatttaGGCCACTTAATGAGTCTTGGTGcaacaaagaggaaaatgaaagaaggagACATAACTGTGTCAATGTAACAAGTTTCTGGGTATCCCATAAGAAAAGGAGAACAGTGAGAAATGAGGAtgtcaaaaagtcaaaagtgGACATATGCGGACCACACCACAGTGTGTGAACAAGGATTTGTGCAAAAACAGCAGGCAATTCAACTCAAACTGACACAAATGGACAGTCACAAAGCTTTATGTAGGTCAAGGTTTGctgctgcacatacagtatgaccTGTCAGACTTCCAGCATTAGTAGGTTTTTATCTTCGGATcagttacaaaataaaagcaaaagcttttttttctcctccactaAATCCAACAAATATTGATACATAAGAAAGATAACATATCAATATATCAATGTCACTGGATGTTGCTTTCCTGCATACCAAGAAGCATTTTGTCTATAATCTAGAAAACTGAAGAGAAGCTCTAATGTGGTCTGAAAACACCAGAGTGATAACAGTATAATCATCAGCGCTTCTTACAAAGACCATATATGGTGGATAAATAGATGAACCATGAAGAGAGGAAGATAGAGGGAGCACAGCAGTCCTTATCCATGCATCTGACCTGCTACATTTACATAACTGCTTATGCAACAAAAAGAAGTAATTGCTTCTGACTTCCTATTGCAAGGGTATTTGACTTCAATGCGCTAGACTTCAAGAAATACGAGTTAGTCATGATCAGAAAAATAGAGTGATTTTATATTTGAAATACACCATACTGCTGGTACGGCctatgaaaaacatgttttattgttagaGAATTAGGATTAAGTAACATTTAAGTGGAGAAATCCACAGTCCAGCTGTGTCATGCCAATGTATTCTGAAGTTTATCAGAAGTTAATATAAAGCTTCAGCTGTCTGAGTTAATCAAATCAAGAGGGCTTCTTCCAAAGCTATAGTCTGTTCAGTACAGagttctcttcctgtctttccctGGACAGTGGCTATTTGCTGGGTTGTGGTGGGAGTATAGATGGAAACTCAAATAGGGAATTTCAAGTGAGAAGCAAAATAGTAGACACTGTGATAACTTTCCAGAGTTCAAATATTCTGGCTCAGAGTCTTACAAAACAtgtgttgtctgttgtctgCTGATGCAATGTTTTGGAATCTAATGAGCCTTCAAACTCATGGATCTACTCCTCAAACTGGACTTCAAGAGTACAAGTTTTTCTCTAAAACTCcacttaagtaaaagcaaaaaGTATTCTTTGTTAAAATTACTTCAACAAATACAATTTACTGAAACAATGAACATGCGTCAGAGTAGATCTAACTCGTTACCAACCACCTCTGCATAGCAGATATTAGTTTATGATTGTTGTGGCAACACCAGAGTGTGCTCTGTATCTCTGACCCAGTAACCGAGTTGTCTCTGAACAACTTTCAAGTCAGATACTTGACCttgaattttaatgttgcaCCAGTTCATCAAATACATGGAAAGCTGTACATTCTAACATAATGGCTTAACTGTAGTAAAGTTAGATTTTTATTAAATGATGATACACACTGTGCATCAGCTTAGATTTCGTTTTGGTGAGTCTGCAGATCCttgaatgtattaaaaaaaaaaaaatcacttaaacttttttgttttttgcccaAATTCAACTGCCAGTTATTTGACAGATAAATTAACAACTTGAGACCGCAAGTACAAATTAGCTGTTGACCAAACCCTGGCACATTTAGATGTTAAAATTAATGTGCACGGGTcactataaataaacaaataagcaGAAAACAATAACATCAGACACACGCTCACAAACTGAGTCACAAAATTGAAACAGAGATTAAAAATACATGACAGTCACATCATTGTCTTTGGGGTTTTGGCCTATTATGCACACACAATGTGTTGAAAAGTGAATGACAAGGGGAGTTTCATATTAATTCTTTCCACACCCAAATCACAACTTAACCTGAAACCAACTTCTGTTTATACAGAAAGAGACTGTGACCTGGATTTCTGGTCTGCGGGAAGGCTGCTTAAGCCTGCTTTCAATCTTGATAACAGTGCAGAGACTGATGCTTTAACTAACCCACACATATGGGTAAATGATGATTCTGTTCTCTTTACAGATAGCATCTTTAAAGAGAACAGACTGAGGCTCACTGCCTTAATGTGCCTCGGTTAATGGGCCTCTCGTATTTATTCTTgtatccaaaaacaaaacaaaacaacacaaaacaaaacaaaacctgttaGTGATAGTGACTCTGCTGTGATATCagttttcttatattttttcattttgtttcgaAACTGAATCTCCTCAGGTATAGTTCTCAACATTTTCAGATGTGCATCGTCATTCTATGTAACCGTGCTGATAATTTTCAAAATATGTGCATATTTTTATCACCAAAATCAATGCTGCAAATGCAAAGCTGATGCCACAGTAAAACGGTGCCACTGACAATAGTGTGGTCATGTTTCTACAAAACCAACCTGATATTTCATGACAAGTTTTGTGTTAAATCATACTCATAGATTCTACTGCCGattctgttttaaaaatctgcCTTTTATTGTATGTTACTTTTGAATATCAGATGTtcaaatactgaaaatgaaaaattttcTTTACTCTTGATACGCCTAATAATAAGCTAAACATATTAATGCTGCCACTAATGATTGAAAACAAGCTGCAACTACAAAACCTCACTCTGGATCATCTAAAGTGTGGAAGTATTTTAGACAGAAACCCAAGCTCTGCAAGTTGGAAGCTATCACCGCAGTACAACAGctgtacataaatatatatatacactactGTACACATTCCATTACATTGCAAATATGTTGATCTCATTTCTTAttctatttatatttatttatatttactgcATGCGCCACCAGTGCCACagcaaattccttgtatgtagAAACATACTTGGCAATAAAACCCATTTTGCACATTCAGTCATTTCAAGCGAAATCATTCCACAGTGCTTTGTTTAAGATGCAGCAACagctgcagacttttttttttttttttttactttttatccCCACCCAAGCATGACATACACTCGCCGGtaactttattaggtacacctgttcAACTGCTCGCTAACGCAAATATGTAATAAGCTAATCAGATGGCAACAACTCGATGCATCTGGGCATGTAGACCGAGCTGTAGGTTTCAGCATTAAGattcacttccgcgttcaaaaagctgcagttcctcggctgccgctggggactggctccagaagtgagcaattctccaatAATCCCCacgttaaaatagccaactttacagtcTTAAAAAcgtatttacagcctggtacattttttgtttttggtctctattgatagtttaaATTAGGGCATAGTTacattgagtgacagctcca
This genomic stretch from Toxotes jaculatrix isolate fToxJac2 chromosome 12, fToxJac2.pri, whole genome shotgun sequence harbors:
- the LOC121191025 gene encoding uncharacterized protein LOC121191025, coding for MCSCCDREHVAKAFLKQFLPEVDSQQVNIMEMTILLLVSTVALLGNQAVASPAPHNVNLNHIIDLAEKYNESLSKEFCVEDVRDLYESGCDDTFFCKVHDILHKHEATVKHNQKEVIVRNLKNYLNGRNANCAELLKEVTPRGVESLLFKLLEYLKQCIQRIDFNGGNKSSLEYRTADHLNYKPVIQHWNKCSQKNKFCCP